In the genome of Syntrophorhabdaceae bacterium, one region contains:
- a CDS encoding transglutaminase family protein, protein MDLYLKPTRAIDSDNKEIIKVARGLTISLKDEREKAIKLFYFVRDEIQYSVYMISTFFEDFIASTILARKKGYCVQKALLLVALARAIGIPAKLAFAKIKNHRVPKELVSQTGLDIFPSHGYTQLLLDGKWVSVTPAFDRYLCEQHDIPTVEFDGFNDAALSPYDLSGRPYIEYLEKYESHADLPFEWLRSRVIHIWGEKRSWLTLEDSKGHKMPSGYIFK, encoded by the coding sequence ATGGATCTGTATCTTAAACCTACCAGGGCAATCGATTCAGATAATAAAGAGATAATAAAGGTTGCCAGAGGGCTTACAATTTCCTTAAAGGATGAAAGGGAAAAGGCAATAAAACTCTTCTATTTTGTCAGGGATGAGATTCAGTATAGTGTATATATGATCTCCACCTTTTTTGAAGATTTTATTGCCAGCACCATCCTTGCCAGGAAAAAGGGCTATTGTGTTCAAAAGGCTTTGCTTTTAGTGGCACTTGCAAGGGCTATAGGTATTCCTGCCAAGCTTGCCTTTGCAAAGATAAAGAATCACAGAGTGCCAAAAGAGCTGGTGTCACAGACAGGTCTCGATATATTCCCAAGCCATGGATACACCCAGTTGTTACTTGATGGTAAATGGGTAAGTGTAACCCCTGCATTTGATAGATACCTTTGTGAACAACATGACATCCCTACAGTGGAATTCGACGGGTTTAACGATGCAGCTCTCTCCCCATATGACCTATCAGGGAGACCGTATATTGAATACCTCGAAAAATATGAATCCCATGCAGACCTGCCATTCGAGTGGTTGAGGAGCAGGGTAATCCACATATGGGGCGAGAAAAGATCATGGCTCACCCTTGAAGATTCCAAAGGGCACAAAATGCCTTCAGGATATATATTTAAGTAA
- a CDS encoding peptidylprolyl isomerase: MKKIIVVLFAVAFLFSCSKTDSSKVLATIDNEKITIDEFNKDLDKIPVNMKMIVATQSGKKNYLEKLIIKKLLMREAKKENIEKDKEFQDRLSEIKDQLILESLLKKKINLDSQITEDDMKKYYEKNKETFKREREINTRHILLNSEEEARQIKEKLAKGEDFAELARKYSIDPSAKANGGEIGFHPKGSLLPEYEDAAFKLTKVGQTSGIVKTKFGYHIIKLEGIKPPSYVSFDEVKDFIKQKLAQEKQTQALEKYITNLKSTAKITINEDLLKDERPVLPEKKEGEAKPEKKSESTPKK; this comes from the coding sequence ATGAAAAAGATAATAGTTGTTCTTTTTGCTGTTGCATTCTTATTCTCTTGCTCAAAGACCGACAGCAGCAAGGTTCTTGCCACAATAGACAATGAAAAGATAACAATAGATGAATTTAATAAAGACCTCGACAAGATACCTGTTAATATGAAGATGATTGTGGCAACCCAAAGTGGCAAAAAGAACTACCTTGAAAAACTCATAATAAAAAAGCTCCTCATGAGGGAGGCGAAGAAAGAAAATATAGAAAAGGACAAGGAATTTCAGGATAGATTGAGTGAGATAAAGGATCAACTTATCCTTGAGTCATTATTAAAGAAGAAGATAAACCTTGATTCCCAGATAACAGAAGATGATATGAAAAAATATTACGAAAAGAATAAAGAGACCTTTAAGAGGGAGAGGGAGATAAATACAAGGCATATACTTTTGAATTCCGAGGAAGAGGCAAGGCAGATAAAGGAAAAACTTGCTAAGGGCGAAGACTTTGCAGAACTGGCAAGAAAATATTCCATTGACCCCAGTGCAAAGGCAAACGGCGGGGAGATAGGTTTTCACCCTAAAGGGAGCTTGCTTCCTGAATACGAGGATGCTGCCTTTAAATTGACGAAGGTTGGGCAGACAAGCGGTATAGTAAAGACAAAATTCGGTTACCACATAATAAAACTTGAAGGTATAAAGCCTCCTTCCTATGTCTCATTTGATGAAGTAAAAGATTTTATAAAACAGAAGTTGGCCCAGGAGAAGCAGACACAGGCACTGGAAAAATATATAACAAACCTTAAAAGCACTGCAAAGATCACTATAAATGAAGACCTACTTAAGGATGAAAGACCAGTTCTCCCTGAGAAAAAAGAGGGAGAAGCAAAGCCTGAAAAAAAGAGTGAGTCTACACCCAAGAAATGA
- the pdxA gene encoding 4-hydroxythreonine-4-phosphate dehydrogenase PdxA — protein sequence MTMGDPAGIGAEVICKSINIMGNKSIPVIIGDISVIRDMESRLGIKHQTFKRFREGNKGDIEFIDKGRIKKIKYGISRKEYGRASYEYIMEALAIIKAGHAKALVTCPINKASIHKAGVDFPGHTEILADFFHVKEYVMMMANRKMRVSLVTIHIPLKEVPSVITKDRVLSCINVTNHCLKEHFRVKKPIIKVCGLNPHAGENGIMGNEEAFIKSAIDEAVSSGIDVSGPFPADTLFHKVDCHAFIAMYHDQGLIPVKTTDFKRTVNITLGLPFIRTSPGHGTGFDIAGKGIADPSGFMESYRVAEMLS from the coding sequence ATAACCATGGGAGATCCTGCAGGGATCGGCGCCGAGGTCATCTGTAAATCAATAAATATTATGGGAAATAAGAGCATACCTGTTATAATCGGTGATATCTCTGTCATAAGGGATATGGAATCAAGGCTCGGAATAAAACATCAAACATTTAAAAGATTTAGAGAAGGCAACAAGGGGGATATAGAGTTTATAGATAAAGGCAGGATAAAAAAGATAAAATACGGTATATCAAGGAAGGAATACGGCAGGGCATCTTATGAATATATCATGGAGGCCCTGGCTATTATCAAAGCCGGTCATGCAAAGGCTCTGGTCACATGCCCCATCAACAAAGCATCCATCCACAAGGCAGGAGTTGATTTTCCAGGTCATACAGAGATACTGGCCGATTTTTTCCATGTGAAAGAATATGTGATGATGATGGCAAACAGAAAGATGAGGGTATCCCTTGTTACAATCCATATACCTTTAAAAGAAGTGCCTTCGGTAATAACAAAGGATAGGGTCCTTTCCTGTATAAATGTTACGAACCATTGCCTGAAGGAACATTTCCGTGTAAAAAAACCTATAATCAAGGTGTGCGGTCTAAATCCCCATGCAGGGGAAAATGGCATTATGGGTAATGAAGAGGCATTTATAAAATCTGCAATAGATGAGGCTGTCTCATCAGGTATTGATGTAAGTGGTCCTTTTCCTGCCGATACGCTATTTCACAAGGTGGATTGCCATGCCTTTATTGCCATGTATCATGACCAGGGGCTCATACCTGTGAAGACCACTGATTTTAAAAGGACTGTAAATATTACCCTGGGGCTACCTTTTATAAGGACATCTCCAGGCCATGGAACAGGATTTGATATAGCAGGAAAGGGCATAGCAGACCCATCAGGTTTTATGGAGTCGTATAGGGTTGCAGAGATGCTCTCATAA
- a CDS encoding molybdenum cofactor biosynthesis protein MoaE, with the protein MMLAKLDEWIKDVKEKANPDELGMILIHNGIVRGTSKDGKQIKTMRLSCERKELEKYIESVKKHDGIVDIRVWINEGVLKVGDDIMFVLVAGRFRTDVLPMLQEVLTKIKKEFIREEELFT; encoded by the coding sequence ATGATGTTAGCTAAGTTGGATGAATGGATAAAGGATGTAAAGGAGAAGGCAAACCCTGATGAACTGGGGATGATCCTAATCCATAATGGGATTGTAAGAGGGACATCAAAAGATGGAAAGCAGATAAAGACCATGAGGCTCTCATGTGAGAGAAAAGAACTGGAAAAATATATCGAATCCGTAAAAAAACATGATGGTATAGTGGATATAAGGGTCTGGATAAATGAAGGGGTTCTCAAGGTCGGTGATGATATAATGTTTGTCCTTGTGGCAGGTAGATTCAGAACCGACGTCCTTCCTATGCTTCAGGAAGTGCTTACAAAGATCAAGAAAGAATTTATAAGGGAAGAGGAACTATTTACTTAA
- a CDS encoding branched-chain amino acid transaminase, with amino-acid sequence MRADKIWLDGKFIDWDDANVHICTHTLHYGVGVFEGIRCYHCHDGKSAIFMLDEHIDRLYDSAHIVQLEIPYKKSEVKDICKEIVKINGFKECYIRPIAFMGDGQLGLYVKEFKVRLAIISWVWGAYLGDEGLQNGIRAKVSSFLRHHVDSCMTKGKICGHYVNSILAKKEAISAGYDEAIMLDTDGYISEASGENIFMVRKGKIKTTPLTSILPGITRSAVMRLAHDMGYEVKEERFTRDELYISDEVFFTGTAAEVTPVREVDGRKIGEGKPGPVSLAIQKKFFEVARGMHQDYKDWLTYI; translated from the coding sequence ATGAGAGCAGACAAGATTTGGTTAGATGGGAAATTTATTGATTGGGATGATGCAAATGTCCACATTTGCACCCACACCCTGCATTATGGGGTAGGTGTCTTTGAGGGTATCAGATGTTATCATTGCCATGATGGCAAAAGCGCCATATTTATGCTGGATGAACATATAGATAGGCTCTATGATTCAGCCCACATTGTTCAGCTGGAAATACCTTATAAAAAATCAGAGGTTAAGGATATCTGCAAAGAGATAGTAAAGATAAATGGTTTTAAAGAGTGTTATATAAGACCCATAGCATTTATGGGTGATGGTCAGCTTGGTCTATATGTTAAAGAATTCAAGGTAAGGCTTGCTATAATAAGCTGGGTATGGGGTGCATATCTCGGTGATGAGGGCTTGCAGAATGGCATAAGGGCAAAGGTCTCATCTTTTTTAAGGCATCATGTAGATTCATGTATGACAAAGGGCAAGATATGTGGCCATTATGTAAATTCTATCCTTGCAAAAAAAGAGGCCATCTCTGCGGGCTATGATGAGGCCATAATGCTCGATACAGATGGCTATATCTCTGAAGCAAGCGGTGAAAATATCTTTATGGTAAGAAAAGGTAAAATCAAAACAACCCCTCTTACATCCATACTTCCGGGCATAACAAGGTCTGCTGTTATGAGGCTCGCACACGATATGGGTTATGAGGTAAAGGAAGAAAGATTCACAAGGGATGAACTATATATATCCGATGAGGTCTTTTTCACAGGGACAGCAGCAGAGGTTACTCCTGTAAGAGAAGTTGATGGGAGAAAAATAGGTGAAGGAAAACCAGGTCCGGTTTCCCTGGCCATTCAGAAAAAATTCTTTGAAGTCGCCAGGGGTATGCATCAAGATTATAAGGACTGGCTTACATATATTTAA
- a CDS encoding cysteine desulfurase family protein, translating into MDLIYFDHISGTPIHTAVREVMIKYIEQGGFYNPSSQHHLGDLALETLEDARSKVAGLINSKPDEIVFTSGGTESINHAIKGVAFARAKKGRHIITSNIEHQSVSRTLRVLMNMGYQVTAVNVDRYGLVDPDDVKKAIRDDTILITIMHANNEIGTIEPIAEIGRIAREKGIVMHTDAVVSCGNITVDVEAMNVDLLSMAANQFYGPPGVGALYIRKKTPIYPIIDGGTQENNQRAGTQNMIGIVGMAKAAELASIEMPSRTEHLLKLKRYFLERLKEIDEIVINGHPDNSLPGLVSFSVEYVEGESMMIMLDEKGICVSTRSACASGSLRASHVLIATGSDYATAQGTLLFSFGIDNTIEQIDRAFEVLKDTIGFLRNISPLYKKK; encoded by the coding sequence ATGGATTTAATATATTTCGACCATATATCAGGGACACCCATACATACTGCAGTAAGGGAAGTGATGATAAAATATATTGAGCAGGGTGGTTTTTATAACCCATCAAGTCAGCATCATTTAGGTGATTTGGCCTTAGAGACCCTTGAAGATGCCCGCTCTAAGGTAGCAGGGCTAATAAACTCAAAGCCAGACGAGATAGTTTTTACATCAGGGGGTACTGAATCTATAAACCACGCCATAAAGGGCGTTGCCTTTGCCAGGGCAAAAAAAGGTAGACATATAATCACATCAAACATAGAGCACCAGTCTGTTTCAAGAACCCTTAGGGTCCTTATGAACATGGGATATCAGGTAACAGCTGTGAATGTAGATAGATACGGACTTGTAGACCCTGATGATGTAAAAAAAGCAATAAGAGATGATACCATTCTCATTACAATCATGCATGCAAATAATGAAATAGGAACTATAGAGCCTATTGCTGAGATAGGCAGGATTGCCAGAGAAAAAGGCATTGTAATGCATACAGATGCAGTGGTATCCTGCGGCAATATAACTGTTGATGTAGAGGCTATGAATGTAGACCTCCTTAGTATGGCAGCCAATCAGTTCTATGGTCCACCAGGGGTAGGTGCATTATATATAAGAAAGAAAACCCCCATATATCCCATCATAGATGGAGGGACACAGGAGAACAACCAGAGGGCTGGGACACAAAATATGATAGGTATTGTAGGTATGGCTAAGGCAGCAGAGCTTGCCAGCATTGAAATGCCCTCCAGGACAGAACATCTATTGAAATTAAAGAGATATTTCCTTGAACGTTTAAAGGAAATAGATGAGATTGTAATAAATGGCCATCCTGATAACAGTCTGCCTGGGCTTGTGTCTTTTTCAGTAGAATATGTGGAAGGCGAATCTATGATGATCATGCTCGATGAAAAAGGCATCTGTGTTTCAACACGTTCTGCCTGTGCATCAGGGTCTCTTAGGGCTTCCCATGTCCTTATAGCCACCGGAAGCGACTATGCCACTGCCCAGGGAACACTGTTATTTTCTTTTGGAATAGACAATACCATAGAACAGATAGACAGGGCATTTGAGGTTCTAAAGGATACAATTGGTTTTTTAAGAAACATATCACCCCTCTACAAAAAAAAGTAG
- the mfd gene encoding transcription-repair coupling factor, with the protein MQHLPKKGFIYITGKINSFISFFISKTDRKSIIFYEGDDEALLLKEEIEFFTGNECHVFPVFADRIFEKEDEIKRISFLHHLISDENFKGLFPYSALASTLTEKEILKEKSLTLCFGDTVLQEVLIDYLDKNGYELSSLVRQVGEFAKRGSIIDVFPTTSLQPVRIEFLGDQIFSLRFFDPLTQRSKGEMEKIEITPAWIKQKQGATLIDYLEEGMVFVHKSLGFIEEILSQSGGDKILKERFLEIFRANLNIDISGVKGEDEGEIFHTISNDDLRLLFETKKIEIFKILSEKIKKEWINHRFLYLFANNEKQAERLKVIFENYDISLPIIRGAFKKKDKEWGIVVGPLRRGFRTHDTIVLTEEDIVGTKKRVIKKQAVAMDEFLNSFKDLAIGEWVVHVEHGIGIYKGVQKLAIDGIAKDFLLIEYQDGDRLYVPIDDLHLVQKYIGGEKHKPKIDKLGANYWRNTKKKVKGYVEDIAKELIQVYAERELAEGFSYSPEDELYREMESRFEYEETEGQARAIEDVLDDLRKTRPMDRIICGDVGFGKTEVALRASFKAVMDNKQVAVLVPTTVLAQQHLKTFKDRFRDYPINIEMLSRFRVKDEQKRIVELLKKGSIDIVIGTHRLLQGDVEFKDLGLLIIDEEHRFGVKHKEKLKMMKKNIDVLTLSATPIPRTLYMATTGLRDLSIINTPPLDRLAVKTYVLKFKDEHIKRGILNEIERGGQVFFMHNFIHNIGVVHEYLKKLIPQLRIAVAHGRMQGKQLEKIMLDFIDRRYDLLLSTNIIESGLDITNANTIFINNAHRLGLSDLYQLRGRVGRGTRQAYAYLLVPKEAVLTRDASLRLKIMEEMTELGSGYQIANYDLEIRGAGNLLGQEQSGNINLIGFELYCQMLQDAVKALKGQEDEREEETITQINIPVEAFIPDEYIEDHAQKLLIYKRLSRIRQDDELMDMKDELRDRYGEIPKAVENLLQVISMKIFLTALKIKKMEYASNRIVLHISEATPVNLKRILDIIKNRRDGIKLMPDNRIIISTDKKGSDLLNITRNILLDIVSV; encoded by the coding sequence ATGCAGCATCTTCCGAAAAAAGGCTTCATATATATTACAGGCAAAATAAATTCTTTCATCTCTTTTTTCATATCTAAGACAGATAGAAAATCCATTATTTTTTATGAAGGTGATGACGAGGCATTGCTTTTAAAAGAGGAGATAGAATTTTTTACCGGAAATGAATGCCATGTTTTTCCGGTTTTTGCAGATAGGATATTTGAAAAAGAAGACGAGATAAAAAGAATAAGTTTCCTCCATCATCTAATAAGTGATGAAAATTTTAAAGGACTTTTTCCATATAGCGCCTTGGCGAGCACCTTGACAGAAAAGGAGATTCTAAAGGAAAAGAGTCTCACCCTTTGCTTTGGCGATACTGTATTACAGGAAGTTCTTATAGATTATCTTGATAAAAACGGCTATGAGCTTTCTTCTCTGGTGAGGCAGGTTGGTGAATTTGCAAAGAGGGGAAGTATTATTGATGTATTTCCCACAACATCATTACAACCTGTAAGGATAGAATTTTTGGGGGATCAAATATTTTCCCTCCGTTTTTTTGACCCTTTGACACAGAGGTCAAAAGGGGAGATGGAAAAGATAGAGATAACACCAGCCTGGATCAAACAAAAACAAGGTGCCACATTGATAGACTATTTAGAAGAGGGCATGGTTTTTGTCCATAAGAGTCTTGGTTTTATAGAGGAGATACTGTCCCAGTCTGGTGGCGACAAAATATTAAAGGAGAGATTTTTAGAGATCTTCAGGGCTAATCTCAATATAGATATATCAGGTGTAAAGGGTGAGGATGAAGGCGAAATCTTCCACACTATTTCAAATGATGACTTAAGGTTGTTATTTGAGACAAAAAAAATCGAGATATTCAAGATATTGTCTGAAAAGATAAAAAAAGAATGGATCAACCACAGATTTCTTTATCTTTTTGCAAACAATGAGAAACAGGCAGAGAGATTGAAGGTTATATTTGAAAATTATGATATATCCTTACCTATCATAAGAGGGGCGTTCAAAAAGAAAGACAAGGAATGGGGGATAGTTGTAGGGCCTTTAAGAAGGGGCTTTAGAACCCATGATACCATTGTCCTAACTGAAGAAGATATTGTAGGCACGAAGAAAAGGGTGATAAAAAAACAGGCCGTTGCCATGGATGAGTTTCTCAACTCATTTAAAGACCTGGCAATAGGTGAATGGGTCGTCCATGTGGAACATGGTATAGGCATATACAAAGGTGTCCAAAAGCTGGCTATAGATGGGATTGCTAAAGATTTTCTCCTAATAGAATATCAGGATGGAGACAGACTTTATGTGCCCATTGACGACCTCCATCTTGTACAGAAATATATAGGCGGAGAAAAGCATAAGCCAAAGATTGATAAATTAGGGGCAAATTACTGGAGAAACACAAAAAAGAAGGTTAAGGGTTATGTGGAAGACATAGCAAAAGAACTTATACAGGTTTATGCAGAAAGAGAGCTTGCAGAGGGCTTCTCCTATTCTCCTGAGGACGAGCTTTATAGGGAGATGGAGTCCAGGTTCGAATATGAGGAGACAGAAGGACAGGCAAGGGCAATAGAGGATGTCCTTGATGACCTGAGGAAGACAAGGCCTATGGATAGGATTATATGTGGAGATGTGGGCTTTGGAAAAACAGAGGTGGCATTGAGGGCATCGTTTAAGGCTGTTATGGATAATAAACAAGTAGCAGTCCTTGTTCCAACAACAGTCCTTGCACAGCAACATTTAAAGACATTTAAAGACCGATTCAGGGATTATCCTATAAATATTGAGATGTTAAGCAGATTCAGGGTAAAGGATGAGCAGAAGAGGATAGTAGAGCTATTAAAAAAGGGTAGCATAGACATTGTAATAGGGACACATAGGCTTCTGCAAGGAGATGTGGAATTTAAAGACCTGGGTCTACTTATCATAGACGAGGAACACAGATTTGGAGTCAAACACAAAGAAAAACTCAAGATGATGAAAAAGAATATAGACGTCCTCACCTTGAGCGCAACCCCCATACCAAGGACACTCTATATGGCAACAACAGGTTTAAGGGATCTGAGCATTATTAATACACCACCCCTTGATAGGCTTGCAGTAAAGACCTATGTCCTGAAGTTTAAGGATGAACATATAAAAAGAGGTATTTTAAATGAAATAGAAAGGGGTGGTCAGGTATTCTTTATGCATAATTTTATTCACAATATTGGAGTTGTTCATGAATACCTCAAAAAACTGATTCCTCAACTGAGGATTGCCGTTGCCCACGGTAGGATGCAGGGCAAGCAACTGGAAAAGATCATGCTCGATTTTATCGACAGAAGATATGACCTCCTTTTGTCTACAAATATCATAGAATCTGGCCTTGATATCACCAATGCCAATACAATCTTCATAAATAATGCCCACCGATTAGGACTTTCTGACCTTTATCAGTTAAGGGGCAGGGTTGGTAGAGGCACGAGGCAGGCATATGCATACCTCCTTGTCCCTAAGGAAGCAGTGCTTACAAGGGATGCCTCTCTTAGACTTAAGATAATGGAGGAGATGACAGAACTCGGATCTGGATACCAGATAGCAAACTATGACCTTGAGATAAGGGGTGCTGGCAATCTCTTAGGTCAAGAGCAATCAGGGAATATAAACCTCATTGGGTTTGAGCTTTATTGCCAAATGCTGCAGGATGCTGTAAAGGCACTCAAGGGACAAGAAGATGAAAGGGAAGAGGAGACAATAACCCAGATAAACATTCCTGTAGAGGCTTTCATCCCTGATGAATATATAGAAGACCACGCCCAGAAGCTTTTAATCTATAAAAGGCTTTCCAGAATAAGGCAGGATGATGAACTGATGGATATGAAAGATGAGCTCAGAGACAGATACGGAGAGATACCAAAGGCTGTAGAAAACCTCCTCCAAGTCATATCCATGAAGATATTCCTAACAGCCTTAAAGATAAAAAAGATGGAATATGCCTCAAACAGAATAGTCCTCCACATCTCTGAGGCAACCCCTGTGAATCTAAAAAGGATTTTAGACATAATAAAGAATAGAAGAGACGGCATAAAACTCATGCCTGACAACAGAATAATTATCAGCACAGATAAAAAGGGTAGCGACCTCCTTAATATTACAAGAAATATATTGCTCGATATTGTTTCTGTATGA
- a CDS encoding peptidylprolyl isomerase: protein MRRLLFSIYICLFFILSVASYAEVIDRVVAIVNDDIITLKDLEKYIQIEKQGKYVSINEYYRNIKLKEKIDHFIDDVLIRQQAKKLKIEVTDKDVDLIIEGIKKQHLITDRELKEQLKKENIDYKDFYNGLKSNHLRSRVIARVVSAEILVTEDRLKEYYNNHINEFREDEYKLQQIFISNKKKDANKIALKVYSLLGEGMPFSDVAREYSDDPTASLGGDLGYVKKDDLIPELKEGLSVILPGTYTHVIRTPYGYHILKLLEEKKGDLIPYEQVKTRIHERIVQIESEKRYKEFIEKLRKSSYIEVKI from the coding sequence ATGAGACGCCTTTTATTCTCCATTTATATATGCCTTTTTTTCATACTGTCCGTAGCATCATATGCTGAGGTAATAGACAGGGTTGTCGCAATTGTTAATGATGACATCATTACCTTGAAGGACCTGGAGAAGTATATCCAGATTGAAAAACAGGGAAAGTATGTATCCATAAACGAATATTACAGAAATATAAAGCTCAAAGAGAAGATTGACCATTTTATAGATGATGTTCTCATAAGACAACAGGCAAAGAAATTAAAGATCGAGGTAACAGACAAGGATGTGGATTTGATCATAGAGGGCATAAAGAAACAGCATCTCATTACAGATAGGGAGTTAAAGGAACAGCTAAAAAAGGAAAATATAGACTATAAGGATTTCTATAATGGCTTGAAGTCAAACCACCTAAGGAGCCGTGTCATTGCCAGGGTAGTTTCGGCAGAGATCTTGGTGACAGAGGATCGACTTAAGGAATACTATAATAATCATATTAATGAATTCAGAGAGGATGAGTATAAACTCCAGCAGATATTCATCTCAAACAAAAAAAAGGACGCCAACAAGATTGCCCTTAAGGTATACAGCCTTTTAGGCGAAGGTATGCCTTTCAGTGATGTGGCAAGGGAATATTCTGATGATCCTACAGCATCCCTTGGCGGAGACTTAGGCTATGTGAAAAAGGATGACCTTATCCCTGAATTAAAAGAGGGTCTAAGCGTAATATTACCAGGGACATACACACATGTTATAAGGACACCATATGGATACCATATCCTTAAACTCCTGGAGGAAAAAAAGGGGGACCTCATCCCGTATGAACAGGTTAAGACAAGGATACATGAACGGATAGTCCAGATAGAGTCTGAGAAGAGATATAAGGAATTCATAGAGAAGCTGAGAAAATCATCCTATATAGAGGTAAAGATCTGA
- a CDS encoding NYN domain-containing protein — MLNIVTVYCKIPSTMPHIVIDGYNYINRIRPPGTNSIANLELQRRYLLDRLAVYKRQKPNKITVVFDAYKGFSLTRQRENYKGIDVVYTRENETADDVLIELIRKKLSGLIVVTSDRAIIDEAKAYGIAFLTPIKMEELMMSDGYEEDYHESQKIEKKGNPRRLPKRLRRACKAISKIKN; from the coding sequence ATGTTGAATATTGTTACGGTTTATTGTAAAATCCCATCAACTATGCCCCATATTGTTATAGATGGATATAATTATATAAACAGGATAAGGCCTCCAGGGACAAACAGCATAGCCAACCTTGAGTTACAGAGAAGATATCTGCTCGATAGATTAGCTGTATACAAAAGACAAAAGCCCAATAAAATCACAGTAGTCTTCGATGCCTATAAAGGTTTCTCTCTTACCAGGCAGAGAGAGAATTACAAAGGCATAGATGTGGTCTATACAAGGGAGAATGAGACCGCAGACGATGTATTGATTGAACTGATAAGAAAGAAGCTGTCTGGTCTTATCGTTGTCACATCAGACAGGGCCATCATCGATGAGGCAAAGGCATATGGCATTGCCTTTCTTACGCCTATTAAGATGGAGGAACTGATGATGAGTGATGGTTATGAAGAAGATTATCATGAAAGCCAGAAAATAGAAAAAAAAGGTAATCCCAGAAGGCTGCCGAAAAGATTAAGAAGGGCCTGCAAGGCTATATCAAAGATTAAAAATTAA
- a CDS encoding lytic transglycosylase domain-containing protein encodes MRNKIILTSLGAGALLFVCLYGDYNKGNTILQRDYIKHHKIERKIFEFLVDEGVDIPPERLLSISKMIYRTSKSHNLDYRLMLAIMKVESNYRHDAVSPKGARGLLQVKPSLAKYIAKDAGVNWGGKNTLDEPEKNIKIGVYFFSMLMRDFESLNLALHAYNMGPTKFKKVLSENTRYNKKFSNLVLKEYDRISSILPSP; translated from the coding sequence ATGAGGAACAAAATAATCTTGACATCATTAGGTGCAGGCGCATTATTGTTTGTATGTTTATACGGTGATTATAATAAAGGCAATACTATATTACAGCGAGATTACATCAAACACCACAAGATAGAAAGAAAGATATTTGAATTTTTAGTAGATGAGGGCGTAGATATCCCTCCTGAAAGGCTCTTATCCATATCAAAGATGATATACAGAACATCGAAAAGTCATAATCTGGATTATAGGCTAATGCTTGCCATAATGAAAGTAGAGAGTAATTACAGGCATGATGCTGTATCTCCAAAAGGGGCAAGGGGCTTGCTGCAGGTAAAGCCTTCACTTGCAAAATATATTGCCAAAGATGCAGGTGTCAATTGGGGCGGAAAAAATACCCTTGATGAACCGGAAAAAAATATAAAGATAGGTGTATATTTTTTCTCTATGCTTATGAGAGATTTTGAAAGTCTAAATCTTGCCCTCCATGCCTATAATATGGGCCCTACAAAGTTTAAAAAGGTTCTTTCGGAAAATACACGTTATAATAAGAAATTTTCAAACCTTGTCTTAAAAGAATATGATAGGATATCATCTATACTCCCTTCACCATAA